A part of Kryptolebias marmoratus isolate JLee-2015 linkage group LG8, ASM164957v2, whole genome shotgun sequence genomic DNA contains:
- the gnat2 gene encoding guanine nucleotide-binding protein G(t) subunit alpha-2 codes for MGAGASAEDKKSKELEKQLQEDADKEAKTVKLLLLGAGESGKSTIVKQMKILHQGGYTKEEQMEFRAIIYGNILQSALAIIRGMEMLGIDFGSPSGQEDGQKLQNLSDSIEEGTMPPELADVIKKLWKDAGVQAAYERAAEYQLNDSAGYYLSEMDRICQPDYMPTEQDVLRSRVKTTGIIEEQFSCKELHFRMFDVGGQRSERKKWIHCFEGVTCIIFCGALSAYDMVLVEDDEVNRMHESLHLFNSICNHRFFALTSIVLFLNKKDLFEEKIKKVHLSICFPDYDGPNTYDDASNYIKTQFLDLNMKKGQKEIYSHLTCATDTKNVEIVFNAVTDIIIKENLKDCGLF; via the exons ATGGGTGCAGGAGCCAGTGCTGAGGACAAAAAGTCCAAGGAACTGGAGAAACAACTCCAGGAGGATGCTGATAAGGAggctaaaacagtcaaactgctgctgcttg gtgCTGGCGAGTCAGGAAAAAGCACCAttgtaaaacaaatgaa AATTCTTCATCAAGGTGGTTACACAAAAGAGGAGCAAATGGAGTTCAGGGCAATCATCTACGGCAACATCCTGCAGTCTGCTCTGGCCATCATCAGAGGGATGGAGATGCTCGGCATTGACTTCGGCTCGCCCAGCGGCCAG GAGGACGGGCAGAAGCTGCAGAACTTGTCAGACTCCATCGAAGAGGGCACGATGCCCCCTGAGCTGGCCGACGTCATCAAGAAGCTGTGGAAGGACGCCGGTGTGCAGGCCGCCTATGAGAGGGCGGCTGAGTACCAGCTGAACGACTCCGCTGGCTA CTACCTCAGTGAAATGGACAGAATCTGCCAGCCGGACTACATGCCCACCGAGCAGGACGTGCTACGGTCTCGAGTCAAAACGACCGGCATCATTGAAGAACAGTTCTCCTGCAAAGAGCTGCACTTCAG GATGTTTGACGTGGGAGGTCAGAGATCAGAGAGGAAGAAGTGGATCCACTGTTTTGAGGGCGTGACCTGCATCATCTTCTGCGGAGCTCTCAGCGCGTACGACATGGTGCTCGTGGAGGACGACGAAGTG AACCGCATGCACGAGTCCCTCCATCTATTCAACAGCATCTGCAACCACAGATTCTTTGCTCTGACCTCCATCGTGCTTTTCCTCAACAAGAAGGATCTCTTTGAAGAGAAGATCAAGAAAGTCCATCTGAGTATCTGCTTCCCAGACTATGATG GCCCCAACACGTACGACGACGCCAGCAACTACATCAAGACGCAATTCTTGGATCTGAACATGAAGAAGGGTCAGAAAGAAATCTACTCCCACTTGACCTGTGCCACAGACACGAAGAACGTTGAGATCGTGTTCAACGCCGTGACAGACATCATCATCAAAGAAAACCTTAAAGACTGTGGTCTTTTCTAA